A window from Pseudooceanicola algae encodes these proteins:
- a CDS encoding response regulator codes for MSLASKLAEERRARLAAERLLEQKQAELHAANRKLGRHAKLLSERIDEQRAEVETVLSAHEKVKSDLSVAHQRIEVAEKRLWLSIETIQDGFAFWDVEGKMIAANRAWLKVFEDLGEIVPGVSYVRTLQLATEEGVIDIGTTAPQDWRQDMLRRWQSPSPEPRVIRLWNGQYVKLLDQRGHEGDIVSLAHNITSSVRYERRLRDARHRAEAANRAKSAFLANMSHEIRTPMNGVVGMADLLGETSLTQDQRLFVDTIRSSGEALLVIINDVLDYSKIEAQKLELHPRPFDLERCIHEVVLLLQPSARDKDLSLLVDYDLFTPTSFVGDPGRLRQVLTNLVGNAVKFTARGHILIRVIGLPCGESDTTDITLTVEDTGIGIAPEKAELVFGEFNQVDSDSSRQFEGTGLGLAISQRLIRLMGGQIWVDSDLGRGSAFGFRLGLPLAEAGDSGSDGRGPEQMPQLGRVMIVDDSDLQVSILEKQLDLLGAQTVTCRSGAEALEKLDDSIELVLTDHNMDGMDGLELAEAIRASGSAVPIILFSPAVHFAEMDPARRHLHAVLQRPTLRDDLFRVLRTLKGGAAEGQSPETGAPTAALPPPDGDRPARVLAAEDNRTNRLVFEKFLAGADIDLRFVTNGAEAVEAHADFAPDVIFMDISMPGMDGKEATRLIRAAEAGTGVHVPIIAMTAHALNGDEERFLALGLDAYLAKPLRKADVLDRLARYTPSSLRPPFHGPEKSGREKSGPDKSGPDKQGPDDTQGPEQTTDAAAPDLTPDPVPAPRARRKAAAKPRKAATKAKPKAAPTTQSGSADQHPEADNGPEPARPKRARP; via the coding sequence ATGAGCCTTGCCAGCAAACTGGCGGAGGAGCGACGTGCGCGCCTGGCAGCGGAAAGGCTGCTTGAGCAGAAGCAGGCAGAGCTTCACGCCGCCAATCGCAAGCTGGGCCGGCATGCGAAACTGCTGTCGGAAAGGATCGACGAACAGCGGGCCGAGGTCGAGACCGTCCTGAGCGCCCATGAAAAGGTGAAATCCGACCTGAGCGTCGCGCATCAGCGGATCGAAGTGGCGGAAAAGCGGCTTTGGCTGTCGATCGAGACGATTCAGGACGGATTTGCCTTCTGGGATGTCGAGGGCAAGATGATCGCGGCCAATCGCGCCTGGCTGAAGGTCTTCGAGGATCTCGGCGAAATCGTCCCCGGCGTCAGCTATGTCCGCACCCTGCAACTGGCCACCGAAGAAGGCGTCATCGACATCGGCACCACCGCGCCGCAGGACTGGCGTCAGGACATGCTGCGCCGCTGGCAAAGCCCGAGCCCGGAACCGCGCGTCATACGCCTGTGGAACGGTCAATACGTCAAGCTTCTGGACCAGCGCGGCCATGAAGGCGACATTGTCAGCCTGGCGCACAACATTACCAGTTCGGTTCGCTACGAACGTCGGCTGCGTGATGCCCGCCACCGGGCCGAGGCCGCAAATCGCGCCAAATCGGCTTTCCTCGCCAACATGAGCCATGAAATCCGCACCCCGATGAACGGTGTTGTCGGCATGGCGGACCTGTTGGGGGAAACGTCCCTGACGCAGGACCAGCGGCTGTTCGTCGACACGATCCGGTCCTCGGGCGAGGCGCTTCTGGTGATCATCAACGACGTGCTCGATTATTCCAAGATCGAGGCCCAGAAACTGGAATTGCACCCCCGGCCCTTCGATCTGGAACGTTGCATCCACGAGGTCGTTCTGCTGCTGCAACCTTCGGCGCGCGACAAGGACCTGTCGCTGCTGGTGGATTACGACCTGTTCACACCGACCAGCTTTGTCGGTGATCCGGGACGGTTGCGCCAGGTGCTGACCAACCTGGTCGGCAACGCGGTGAAGTTCACGGCACGCGGTCACATTCTGATCCGCGTGATCGGCCTGCCCTGCGGGGAAAGCGATACGACCGACATCACCCTGACGGTCGAGGATACCGGCATCGGCATCGCCCCCGAAAAGGCGGAACTGGTCTTCGGCGAATTCAATCAGGTCGACAGTGACAGTTCCCGGCAATTCGAGGGCACCGGGCTGGGGCTGGCGATCTCGCAAAGGCTGATCCGGCTGATGGGCGGCCAGATCTGGGTGGACAGCGATCTTGGCCGCGGCTCTGCCTTCGGCTTCCGGCTCGGCCTGCCGCTGGCCGAGGCTGGCGACAGTGGTTCTGATGGCCGGGGGCCGGAACAAATGCCGCAGCTGGGGCGGGTGATGATCGTCGATGACAGTGATCTGCAGGTCTCGATCCTGGAAAAGCAGCTCGATCTGCTGGGCGCGCAGACCGTGACCTGCCGCAGCGGTGCAGAGGCGCTGGAAAAGCTGGATGACAGCATCGAACTGGTTTTGACGGATCACAACATGGACGGCATGGACGGTCTGGAACTGGCCGAGGCGATCCGCGCCAGTGGCAGCGCCGTGCCGATCATCCTGTTCAGCCCCGCCGTGCATTTCGCCGAGATGGATCCGGCGCGGCGCCACCTGCATGCGGTCCTGCAACGCCCGACCCTGCGCGACGATCTGTTCCGCGTGCTGCGCACCCTGAAGGGCGGCGCAGCCGAAGGCCAAAGCCCCGAAACCGGCGCCCCCACCGCCGCTCTGCCGCCCCCCGACGGCGACCGTCCGGCTCGGGTTCTGGCGGCCGAGGACAATCGCACAAACCGTCTGGTCTTCGAGAAATTTCTGGCTGGCGCTGACATCGATCTGCGCTTCGTCACCAATGGCGCCGAGGCGGTCGAGGCCCATGCAGACTTCGCCCCGGACGTTATCTTCATGGATATCTCGATGCCCGGCATGGACGGCAAGGAGGCCACGCGCCTGATCCGCGCCGCCGAAGCGGGCACCGGCGTCCATGTCCCGATCATCGCCATGACCGCCCACGCGCTGAATGGGGACGAGGAACGCTTTCTCGCGCTTGGGCTGGATGCCTATCTGGCAAAGCCCCTGCGCAAGGCCGACGTGCTGGACCGTCTGGCCCGCTATACGCCAAGCAGCCTGCGTCCGCCCTTCCACGGCCCGGAGAAGTCAGGGCGGGAAAAGTCAGGACCAGACAAATCGGGGCCGGACAAACAGGGGCCGGACGACACGCAGGGACCGGAGCAGACTACCGATGCCGCTGCCCCTGACCTGACACCCGACCCTGTACCTGCGCCGCGTGCGCGACGAAAGGCAGCTGCAAAGCCCCGCAAAGCTGCGACCAAGGCCAAGCCGAAAGCGGCCCCGACGACGCAAAGCGGATCAGCGGACCAGCACCCCGAGGCCGACAACGGCCCGGAGCCCGCGCGGCCCAAGCGGGCCAGGCCCTAG
- the yaaA gene encoding peroxide stress protein YaaA, with the protein MLIVISPAKRLDWAERPIAMTEPDFAAESRSLAATMRQHSIKSLRDLMDLSEDLARLNRDRFRDFQDDPTPEALRPAALAFAGDTYQGLEAGTLDAAEMSFAQDHLRILSGLYGVLRPLDAIQPYRLEMGTRLKTRRGSNLYQYWRDAPAKALKAQADSIGSDYLVNCASQEYFGAVDLAKLGLTVITPIFLDTVKGQEKVISFNAKRARGAMARFVVTHRLTDPEGLKDFDTGGYVFQPDRSSPTEMIFLRDANRS; encoded by the coding sequence ATGCTGATCGTGATCTCTCCGGCAAAGCGGCTGGACTGGGCAGAGCGCCCCATTGCGATGACCGAGCCGGACTTCGCGGCCGAAAGCCGGAGCCTGGCCGCGACGATGCGCCAGCACAGCATCAAGAGCCTGCGGGACCTGATGGACCTGTCCGAGGACCTCGCCCGGTTGAACCGCGACCGGTTCCGCGATTTTCAGGACGATCCCACTCCGGAGGCCCTGCGCCCCGCCGCGCTGGCCTTTGCCGGGGACACCTACCAGGGGCTCGAAGCCGGCACGCTGGACGCGGCCGAGATGTCGTTCGCCCAGGATCATCTGCGCATCCTTTCGGGGCTTTACGGCGTGCTGCGCCCGCTGGATGCCATTCAGCCCTATCGGCTTGAAATGGGCACCCGGCTGAAGACGCGGCGCGGCAGCAACCTGTATCAATATTGGCGCGATGCCCCGGCCAAGGCATTGAAGGCGCAGGCCGACAGTATCGGCAGCGACTATCTGGTGAACTGCGCCAGCCAGGAATATTTCGGCGCCGTGGATCTGGCGAAACTGGGCCTGACTGTGATCACACCGATCTTCCTTGATACCGTGAAGGGTCAGGAAAAGGTCATCAGTTTCAATGCCAAACGCGCCCGTGGCGCAATGGCGCGCTTTGTCGTGACCCACCGGCTGACCGATCCCGAAGGGCTGAAGGATTTCGACACCGGCGGCTATGTCTTCCAGCCCGATCGCTCCAGCCCGACCGAGATGATCTTTCTGCGCGACGCCAATCGCAGCTAG
- the recQ gene encoding DNA helicase RecQ: MAEADRLLRDIFGFDAFRPGQQEIVEAVAEGRNTLAIMPTGGGKSLCFQLPALMRHGVTVVISPLIALMRDQVRALREAGVEAGALTSGNTEEETEAVWSALEAGSLKLLYLAPERLASGGAMQMLRRINVSLIAVDEAHCVSQWGHDFRPDYLRIGELREMLDVPVAAFTATADEETRAEIVRRLFADTPPQTFLGGFDRPNIHLAFAAKNSPRKQIVSFATARKGQSGIVYCGTRARTESIAAGLRDAGMSAIHYHGGMQPDDRREAELQFQQEDGLIVVATVAFGMGVDKPDIRWVAHSDLPKSIEAYYQEIGRAGRDGAPAETLTLFGPDDIRLRRSQIDEGLAPPERRAADHGRLNALLGLAEALECRRVKLLGYFGETAVPCGNCDLCDRPPETFDATEPVRKALSAMLRTGEWFGAGHLVDILTGTETDKVRERGHDKLPTFGVGTEFKKGEWQAIFRQMMGHDLVRPNGERHGALFMTEAARPILRGEETIRLRRDSLVAAKDRRPATKTLVSEEDEPLLSALKAKRRALAEEQRVPAYVIFNDKTLIEMAESRPQTLDDMAGISGVGAKKLDAYGDTFLSVIAGDVAPLHPMRRKLAGRDAASLYDRLMQAQADLARGPDGIDKPLSCSNAVIVRIAETRPTDVASLSRILDERRVDRFGDRFLSILQAEE; the protein is encoded by the coding sequence ATGGCTGAGGCAGACAGGCTTCTGCGCGACATTTTCGGCTTTGACGCTTTTCGCCCCGGCCAGCAGGAGATCGTCGAAGCCGTGGCGGAGGGCCGCAACACGCTGGCCATCATGCCGACGGGCGGCGGTAAGTCCCTGTGTTTCCAACTGCCTGCCCTGATGCGTCACGGGGTCACGGTGGTGATCTCTCCGCTTATCGCGCTGATGCGGGACCAGGTGCGCGCGTTGCGCGAAGCCGGGGTCGAGGCCGGCGCGCTGACCTCGGGCAATACCGAAGAAGAGACCGAAGCGGTCTGGTCCGCGCTCGAAGCCGGCAGTCTGAAGCTGCTTTACCTCGCGCCTGAGCGGCTGGCGTCGGGCGGGGCGATGCAGATGCTGCGGCGGATCAACGTGTCGCTGATCGCCGTCGACGAAGCCCATTGCGTCAGTCAGTGGGGCCATGATTTCCGTCCCGATTACCTGCGCATCGGCGAGCTGCGCGAAATGCTCGACGTGCCGGTCGCGGCCTTTACCGCCACCGCGGATGAGGAAACCCGGGCCGAAATCGTCCGGCGGCTGTTTGCGGACACCCCGCCGCAGACCTTCCTTGGCGGCTTTGACCGGCCCAATATCCACCTGGCCTTCGCGGCCAAGAATTCCCCGCGCAAGCAGATCGTCAGCTTTGCCACCGCCCGCAAGGGCCAGTCGGGCATCGTCTATTGCGGCACGCGGGCCCGCACCGAAAGCATCGCGGCAGGGCTGCGCGACGCGGGCATGTCGGCGATCCACTACCACGGCGGGATGCAGCCCGATGACCGCCGCGAGGCCGAGCTTCAGTTTCAGCAGGAAGACGGGTTGATCGTGGTGGCGACGGTGGCCTTCGGAATGGGGGTCGACAAGCCCGATATCCGCTGGGTCGCCCATTCCGACCTGCCCAAGTCGATCGAAGCCTATTATCAGGAAATCGGTCGCGCCGGGCGCGATGGAGCCCCAGCCGAAACCCTGACCCTGTTCGGCCCCGACGACATCCGCCTGCGCCGCAGTCAGATCGACGAAGGTCTCGCGCCGCCCGAACGCCGCGCCGCCGATCACGGTCGGCTGAACGCGCTACTGGGGCTGGCCGAGGCACTGGAATGCCGCCGCGTGAAACTGCTGGGATATTTCGGGGAAACCGCCGTGCCCTGCGGCAATTGCGACTTGTGCGACCGCCCGCCCGAGACCTTTGATGCGACCGAGCCGGTGCGCAAGGCCCTGTCGGCCATGCTGCGCACGGGCGAATGGTTCGGGGCCGGGCACCTGGTGGACATCCTGACCGGCACGGAAACCGACAAGGTGCGTGAGCGCGGCCATGACAAGCTGCCCACCTTCGGTGTCGGGACCGAGTTCAAGAAAGGCGAATGGCAGGCGATCTTCCGGCAGATGATGGGCCATGACCTTGTGCGCCCGAACGGCGAACGCCATGGCGCGCTGTTCATGACCGAAGCCGCCCGCCCGATCCTGCGCGGCGAGGAAACGATCCGCCTGCGCCGCGACAGCCTTGTCGCTGCCAAGGATCGGCGCCCGGCCACGAAGACGCTGGTGTCCGAAGAAGACGAACCGCTGCTTTCCGCCCTGAAGGCCAAGCGCCGCGCCCTGGCCGAGGAACAGCGGGTGCCGGCCTATGTCATCTTCAACGACAAGACCCTGATAGAGATGGCGGAAAGCCGCCCGCAGACGCTGGACGACATGGCTGGAATTTCCGGCGTCGGGGCCAAGAAGCTGGACGCTTATGGCGATACCTTCCTGTCGGTGATCGCGGGCGATGTCGCGCCCCTGCACCCCATGCGGCGCAAGCTGGCCGGGCGCGATGCGGCCTCGCTTTATGATCGGCTGATGCAGGCGCAGGCCGATCTGGCGCGGGGTCCGGATGGGATCGACAAGCCGCTGTCCTGCTCGAACGCGGTGATCGTCCGGATCGCTGAAACCCGCCCCACGGATGTGGCGTCTCTTTCCCGGATCCTCGACGAGCGGCGCGTAGACCGCTTCGGTGATCGTTTCCTTTCCATCCTGCAAGCGGAAGAGTGA
- a CDS encoding YggT family protein has protein sequence MQSLLMILGLVLNVVWFFIIAHVIMSWLISFQVLNVRQQFVAQIWYGLNRVLEPIYGPIRRILPPMGGLDLAPLVALLAIMAIRIVVANNIGYVM, from the coding sequence ATGCAATCCCTGCTCATGATCCTAGGACTGGTCCTGAACGTCGTTTGGTTCTTCATCATCGCCCATGTGATCATGTCCTGGCTGATTTCCTTCCAGGTCCTGAACGTGCGCCAGCAATTCGTCGCCCAGATCTGGTACGGGCTGAACCGCGTTCTTGAACCGATCTACGGTCCGATCCGCCGCATCCTGCCGCCGATGGGCGGGCTGGATCTGGCACCTCTGGTCGCGCTGCTGGCGATCATGGCGATCCGCATCGTGGTGGCCAACAACATCGGCTACGTGATGTAA
- a CDS encoding acyl-CoA thioesterase has translation MYPYLRLGTEFLRYRKAPPLAITDTHATTLRILPGDIDPWRELNNGRTLTLYDLGRLPFAKRTGVLDLLKRQGWGLTVAGSAMRYRKRLTLFTRIELRTRLIGLDARFLYIEQSMWLPDGTCANAGVIRGAVIANRKMVPMAELREAVGPVDIPALPVWAEALFAAESDRPWPPETGAPIAS, from the coding sequence ATGTATCCCTACCTGCGTCTCGGCACCGAATTCCTGCGCTACCGCAAGGCCCCGCCGCTTGCCATCACCGACACCCATGCAACCACCCTGCGCATCCTGCCCGGCGACATTGATCCCTGGCGCGAGCTGAACAACGGCCGCACCCTGACCCTGTACGACCTTGGCCGGCTGCCCTTTGCGAAACGCACCGGCGTTCTGGACCTGTTGAAACGGCAAGGCTGGGGACTGACCGTGGCCGGGTCCGCGATGCGTTATCGCAAGCGGCTGACCCTGTTCACCCGGATCGAGCTGCGCACCCGGCTGATCGGCCTGGACGCACGGTTCCTTTACATCGAACAAAGCATGTGGCTGCCCGACGGCACCTGCGCCAACGCAGGTGTCATCCGGGGCGCGGTGATCGCCAATCGCAAGATGGTCCCGATGGCGGAACTGCGCGAGGCCGTCGGCCCCGTCGACATCCCCGCCCTGCCCGTCTGGGCCGAGGCGCTGTTCGCCGCCGAAAGCGACCGCCCCTGGCCACCAGAAACGGGCGCCCCCATCGCGTCCTGA
- a CDS encoding MFS transporter gives MNMRKRIWGWFFFDWASQPYNTLLITFIFAPYVKELIGDGARAQTAWGFGIGAAGLVIAVLAPLLGAVSDVSGRRIRWIWGFSVLYIAGAWMLWYAAPGDFNLPWTLFFFAIGMIGMEFATIFTNSMLPDLGTKEEIGRISGNGWAFGYLGGLVALVIMLTLLAENGATGKTLIGIDPILGLDPATREGTRAVGPLTAIWYAVFMIPFVLFVREAKPKRASKGAAKAALRHLGGTIRNLPKTPSLFAYLGASMLYRDALNGLYFFGGIYAAGVLGWSVTNVGIFGIIAIISGAIFAVIGGRADEYFGPKPVIRACILLLALVALVTVTISRDSVLGVPLAEGSWVPDVTFYVIGAVIGAAGGVIQSASRTMMVRQAAPGHMAEAFGLYALAGKATSFIAPMLIGITTAISHSQQIGIIPLVFLFLIGWVLLRWVQPDGDTHP, from the coding sequence ATGAACATGCGCAAACGGATCTGGGGATGGTTCTTCTTTGACTGGGCCAGCCAGCCTTACAATACCCTGCTGATCACCTTCATCTTCGCGCCCTACGTCAAGGAGCTGATCGGCGACGGGGCGCGGGCACAAACCGCCTGGGGCTTTGGCATCGGGGCGGCAGGACTGGTGATCGCGGTGCTTGCCCCACTTCTGGGCGCGGTCTCGGATGTCTCCGGACGGCGGATCCGCTGGATCTGGGGCTTTTCGGTGCTCTATATCGCCGGAGCCTGGATGCTCTGGTACGCGGCCCCGGGCGATTTCAACCTGCCATGGACGCTGTTCTTCTTTGCCATCGGCATGATCGGCATGGAATTCGCCACGATCTTTACCAATTCCATGTTGCCCGACTTGGGCACGAAAGAGGAAATCGGGCGGATTTCCGGCAATGGCTGGGCGTTTGGCTATCTGGGCGGGCTGGTGGCCCTGGTCATCATGCTGACCCTGCTGGCCGAAAATGGCGCGACCGGGAAGACGCTGATCGGGATCGATCCGATCCTCGGTCTGGATCCGGCAACCCGCGAAGGTACGCGGGCCGTGGGGCCGCTGACCGCGATCTGGTACGCGGTCTTCATGATCCCCTTCGTCCTCTTCGTGCGCGAGGCCAAACCGAAACGCGCGTCAAAGGGCGCCGCCAAGGCTGCGCTGCGCCACCTCGGCGGGACCATCCGCAACCTACCGAAAACGCCGTCGCTGTTTGCCTATCTCGGGGCCTCGATGCTCTACCGGGACGCGCTGAACGGGCTATATTTCTTTGGCGGGATATATGCCGCCGGGGTGCTGGGCTGGTCAGTGACCAATGTCGGGATCTTCGGCATCATCGCCATCATCTCGGGCGCGATCTTTGCCGTGATCGGCGGGCGGGCGGATGAATATTTCGGGCCCAAACCGGTGATCCGGGCCTGCATCCTGCTGCTGGCACTGGTCGCGCTGGTGACGGTCACCATTTCGCGCGACAGCGTGCTGGGCGTGCCGCTGGCCGAAGGATCCTGGGTGCCCGATGTCACCTTCTACGTCATCGGGGCGGTGATCGGGGCGGCGGGTGGCGTGATCCAATCCGCCAGCCGCACGATGATGGTGCGCCAGGCCGCACCGGGTCACATGGCCGAAGCCTTTGGCCTTTATGCGCTGGCCGGCAAGGCCACTTCCTTTATCGCGCCGATGCTGATCGGGATCACCACCGCGATCAGCCATTCTCAGCAGATCGGGATCATTCCGCTGGTTTTCCTTTTCCTGATCGGCTGGGTGCTGCTACGCTGGGTGCAACCTGACGGAGACACCCACCCCTGA
- the mepA gene encoding penicillin-insensitive murein endopeptidase — MRLPFILPLILAMTAMLAGCGDEDPIATTRAAIPPGMENQEARQLFGAKSFASAQTDHSFGSYARGCVAGAAQLPETGPTWQAMRLSRNRNWGTPELVDYVEDLSREVAGIPGWKGIYVGDMSQPRGGPMLTGHASHQIGLDADIWLRPATDLTLSRAQRENISSISLRRNGGAYVNDNWTPEHMAVLKAAASDPRVARIFLFPGAKVQMCNDATGDRSWLRKIRPWYGHHYHFHVRLACPSGMSGCVDQDPPPPGDGCDEARSWVSNIISPPPPDPNAPAPQPKRQLTLADLPAQCVAVLQSR; from the coding sequence ATGCGCCTCCCATTCATTCTTCCACTGATCCTTGCCATGACAGCCATGCTGGCGGGCTGCGGCGACGAAGACCCCATAGCAACCACCCGCGCGGCGATCCCGCCCGGGATGGAAAACCAGGAGGCCCGGCAGCTTTTCGGGGCGAAGTCCTTTGCCTCGGCGCAGACGGACCATTCCTTTGGCTCCTATGCCCGTGGCTGCGTCGCCGGGGCCGCGCAACTGCCCGAAACCGGCCCGACCTGGCAGGCCATGCGCCTGTCACGCAACCGCAACTGGGGAACGCCCGAGCTGGTCGATTACGTCGAGGACCTGTCGCGCGAGGTCGCCGGTATCCCGGGATGGAAGGGCATCTACGTCGGCGACATGTCGCAGCCGCGCGGCGGGCCGATGCTGACAGGCCATGCCTCGCATCAGATCGGGCTGGACGCAGATATCTGGCTGCGCCCTGCCACCGACCTGACATTGAGCCGGGCGCAGCGCGAAAACATCTCTTCCATCTCGCTGCGGCGCAACGGCGGGGCCTATGTCAACGACAACTGGACCCCCGAGCATATGGCGGTTCTGAAGGCCGCCGCCAGCGATCCGCGCGTCGCCCGGATTTTCCTGTTCCCCGGTGCCAAGGTGCAGATGTGCAACGACGCGACCGGAGACCGGTCCTGGCTGCGCAAGATCCGGCCATGGTACGGACATCATTATCATTTCCACGTTCGCCTGGCCTGCCCATCGGGCATGTCCGGCTGTGTCGATCAGGATCCGCCGCCCCCCGGTGACGGCTGTGACGAGGCGCGCAGCTGGGTCAGCAATATCATCAGCCCGCCGCCGCCCGATCCCAACGCCCCGGCCCCCCAGCCAAAGCGTCAACTGACCCTGGCCGATCTGCCTGCTCAATGCGTCGCCGTCCTGCAATCGCGCTGA
- a CDS encoding esterase-like activity of phytase family protein: MRRRPAIALTAAAVVALSGVLTPGLLRSTALPTTPGASPSEFRLTSPDNEIGGLSGIEVLNNGKRFLAVSDHGFLVSGEMARDAHGRLTDLRITANEPVLKGNGKPILLGRLDGEGLAVSDTGRVIISAEHRNQILWLRPDRSPYHRESPPDAAELAPNRSYEALAVRPNGDVYTIGEGKLADGSLPVLWRFNGTEWSAVRRLPRDGGFLPVGADFGPDGAFYLLERGVGIGLRNRVRRFDPEVADSPLTLIWQDSSHPATNFEGISVWEDTAGQVRITLISDNNFWPLFKTVLYEFPLPS, translated from the coding sequence ATGCGTCGCCGTCCTGCAATCGCGCTGACCGCCGCCGCGGTCGTCGCGCTGTCCGGGGTGCTGACGCCCGGTCTGCTGCGCAGTACGGCACTTCCGACCACGCCGGGCGCCTCGCCATCCGAATTTCGCCTGACCTCGCCCGACAACGAGATTGGCGGGCTTTCGGGGATAGAGGTCCTGAACAATGGGAAACGGTTTCTGGCTGTCAGCGATCACGGGTTTCTCGTCTCCGGCGAGATGGCGCGCGATGCCCATGGCCGGCTGACCGACCTGCGCATCACGGCGAATGAGCCGGTGCTGAAAGGCAATGGCAAACCCATCCTCCTTGGCCGCCTTGACGGTGAAGGTCTTGCTGTCTCGGACACCGGCCGGGTCATCATTTCAGCGGAACATCGCAACCAGATCCTCTGGCTCCGGCCGGATCGCAGCCCGTATCACCGGGAATCTCCGCCTGATGCCGCGGAACTGGCTCCCAACCGATCCTACGAAGCTTTGGCCGTCCGACCGAATGGCGATGTCTATACCATCGGGGAAGGCAAGCTGGCAGACGGCAGCCTGCCGGTTCTCTGGCGCTTCAATGGCACGGAATGGAGCGCGGTGCGCCGCCTGCCCCGCGATGGCGGTTTTCTTCCCGTCGGGGCGGATTTCGGACCGGACGGTGCTTTTTACCTGTTGGAGAGGGGCGTCGGCATCGGCCTGCGCAACAGGGTCCGACGCTTTGATCCGGAGGTCGCCGACAGCCCACTGACCCTGATCTGGCAGGACAGCAGCCATCCCGCGACGAATTTCGAAGGGATCTCTGTTTGGGAAGACACCGCTGGACAAGTCCGGATCACGCTGATCTCGGACAATAATTTCTGGCCATTGTTCAAGACGGTGCTGTACGAATTTCCCTTGCCATCATAG
- a CDS encoding queuosine precursor transporter, whose translation MKHIHIPGILAMAAIVVASNVLVQFLILDGLLTWGAFTYPFAFLVTDVMNRLYGAQAARRVILAGFVTGIICSLIGTQIMIDGGGFTYAAVALRVAVASAIAFLVAQMVDVAIFDRLRSGNWWRAPLVSSVVGSLLDTTIFFTIAFAQFVVFFGESANSQISWAWEAVPFLNMGPEIPLWISLAVADWMVKMTLALVALLPFRAIIARRLARAI comes from the coding sequence ATGAAACATATCCATATCCCTGGCATTCTTGCCATGGCCGCCATCGTCGTGGCCTCCAACGTTCTGGTCCAGTTCCTGATCCTTGATGGCCTGCTGACCTGGGGCGCCTTTACCTATCCTTTCGCCTTCCTCGTCACCGACGTGATGAACCGTCTTTACGGCGCGCAGGCCGCGCGGCGGGTGATCCTTGCCGGTTTCGTGACCGGCATCATCTGTTCGCTGATCGGCACGCAGATCATGATCGACGGCGGTGGTTTCACCTACGCGGCGGTGGCACTGCGGGTGGCTGTCGCCTCTGCGATCGCGTTCCTGGTCGCCCAAATGGTCGATGTGGCGATCTTTGACCGGCTGCGGTCCGGAAACTGGTGGCGGGCGCCGCTGGTGTCCTCCGTCGTCGGCTCGCTTCTGGACACCACGATCTTCTTCACCATAGCCTTTGCCCAGTTCGTTGTTTTTTTTGGAGAAAGCGCAAATTCTCAGATTTCCTGGGCCTGGGAGGCCGTGCCATTCCTGAACATGGGACCGGAAATTCCGCTGTGGATTTCGCTCGCCGTGGCGGACTGGATGGTCAAGATGACTCTGGCCCTGGTGGCTTTGCTGCCTTTTCGGGCGATTATTGCGCGTCGGCTTGCACGGGCAATTTAA
- the arfB gene encoding alternative ribosome rescue aminoacyl-tRNA hydrolase ArfB, whose amino-acid sequence MLRINDKITIEDWELVEQFVRASGPGGQNVNKVSSAVELRFEAERSPNLPDPVKRRLRRIAGRRWTKDGAVVIQVQEERSQARNRDIARERLAELIAKALVVPKRRVPTKVSANQKRKRVEAKKARADVKDKRGWER is encoded by the coding sequence ATGCTGCGGATCAATGACAAGATCACGATCGAGGACTGGGAGCTGGTAGAGCAGTTCGTCCGCGCCTCCGGACCCGGCGGCCAGAACGTGAACAAGGTGTCATCAGCGGTGGAATTGCGCTTCGAGGCGGAGCGTTCCCCCAACCTGCCCGACCCCGTCAAACGCCGGTTGCGCCGCATCGCCGGACGCCGCTGGACCAAGGACGGCGCGGTCGTGATTCAGGTTCAGGAAGAACGCAGCCAGGCTCGCAACCGTGATATTGCGCGGGAGCGGCTGGCCGAACTGATCGCCAAGGCGCTGGTGGTGCCGAAACGGCGCGTGCCGACGAAGGTGTCTGCCAACCAGAAGCGCAAGCGGGTGGAGGCGAAAAAGGCGCGGGCGGATGTAAAGGACAAGCGCGGGTGGGAGCGGTAG